The Mesorhizobium sp. B1-1-8 genome contains a region encoding:
- a CDS encoding ABC transporter ATP-binding protein codes for MSALEIRDIRKNYGAVETLKGIDIALESGEFLVLLGSSGCGKSTLLNIIAGLAEATSGDVLIGGRSVLGVHPKNRDIAMVFQSYALYPNLTVHRNIGFGLEMRKVAAGERDKAVREAARLLQIEALLDRKPGQLSGGQRQRVAIGRALVRKPQVFLFDEPLSNLDAKLRLEMRTELKRLHQMLQTTVVYVTHDQIEAMTLASRIAVMRDGRIEQLGTPEEIYDHPATLYVAGFVGAPSMNMLNATVNAGQLAIAGSDARVAVPVRFKDAVREGADVIVGVRPEALRLASGGASEPAFPVEIDVIELTGPELVTTARIGAQRLTATLPPRTPLAKGEPCRFAFDEDALRLFDPASGKAL; via the coding sequence ATGAGCGCGCTTGAAATCCGCGATATCCGCAAAAACTACGGCGCCGTCGAAACGCTGAAAGGCATCGACATCGCCTTGGAAAGCGGCGAATTCCTGGTGCTGCTCGGCTCATCCGGCTGCGGCAAGTCGACCTTGCTCAACATCATCGCCGGGCTGGCCGAGGCGACGAGCGGCGATGTGCTGATCGGTGGCCGCTCGGTGCTTGGCGTGCATCCGAAGAACCGCGACATCGCCATGGTCTTCCAGTCCTACGCGCTCTATCCGAACCTGACCGTTCACCGCAACATCGGCTTCGGGCTGGAGATGCGCAAGGTTGCCGCGGGCGAGCGCGACAAGGCGGTGCGCGAGGCGGCGAGATTGCTGCAGATCGAGGCCTTGCTCGACCGCAAGCCTGGCCAGCTCTCCGGCGGCCAGCGCCAGCGCGTCGCCATCGGCAGGGCGCTGGTGCGCAAGCCGCAGGTGTTCCTGTTCGACGAGCCGCTGTCCAATCTCGACGCCAAGCTGCGTCTTGAAATGCGCACCGAGCTCAAGCGCCTGCACCAGATGCTGCAGACCACGGTCGTCTATGTCACCCACGACCAGATCGAAGCCATGACGCTGGCGAGCCGCATCGCCGTCATGCGCGACGGCCGCATCGAACAGCTCGGCACGCCCGAAGAGATCTATGATCATCCGGCGACGCTCTACGTCGCCGGCTTCGTTGGCGCGCCGTCGATGAACATGCTGAACGCCACCGTCAACGCAGGCCAACTCGCCATTGCCGGCTCCGATGCGCGGGTGGCGGTGCCGGTGCGTTTCAAAGACGCCGTACGGGAGGGCGCCGATGTCATCGTCGGCGTGCGGCCCGAAGCGCTGCGCCTGGCAAGCGGCGGCGCTTCTGAACCGGCGTTCCCGGTCGAGATCGACGTCATCGAACTGACCGGGCCCGAGCTGGTCACAACCGCCCGGATCGGAGCGCAGCGGCTGACCGCGACCCTGCCGCCGCGGACGCCTCTTGCCAAGGGCGAGCCGTGCCGCTTCGCCTTCGACGAAGACGCGCTTCGCCTGTTCGATCCGGCAAGCGGCAAGGCCCTTTGA
- a CDS encoding PfkB family carbohydrate kinase, producing MRPLAVIGNVNVDLIVGPVAPWPKAGTETVVDHDDLRVGGQAGNTALAWQALGIDFDIAANLGDDQFGRWLREAFGARAEKWPVHPEGTTLSVGMTHPDGERTFFTTRGHLPRFSLDDVLAVLDGKRLAGGYALLCGSFLTDDLTRDYDRFFDWAEAHHIAVALDTGWPIDGWTAANCAAARGWLSRCELALLNEVETTALAGLESPAQAARKIRDGMKKGAVVVVKRGPEGAIAIGGDGRLIEQAAPRVKVIDTIGAGDVFNAAFLAALAQERPLMSCLSAAVQVASRAISTLPRDYGGPIEFEDAVNERA from the coding sequence ATGCGGCCGCTCGCGGTGATCGGCAACGTCAATGTCGACCTGATCGTCGGCCCGGTGGCGCCCTGGCCGAAGGCAGGGACAGAGACCGTCGTCGACCACGACGATTTGCGCGTCGGCGGCCAGGCCGGCAACACGGCGCTCGCCTGGCAGGCGCTCGGCATCGATTTCGACATCGCCGCCAATCTCGGCGACGACCAGTTCGGCCGCTGGCTGCGCGAGGCATTTGGCGCCCGCGCGGAAAAATGGCCGGTCCATCCGGAAGGCACGACACTGTCGGTCGGCATGACCCATCCCGATGGCGAGCGCACCTTCTTCACCACGCGCGGCCACCTGCCCCGCTTCAGCCTGGACGACGTGCTTGCCGTGCTGGACGGCAAGCGGCTTGCCGGCGGGTATGCGCTGCTGTGTGGTTCCTTCCTGACCGACGATCTCACCCGCGACTACGACAGGTTTTTCGACTGGGCAGAGGCGCATCATATCGCCGTCGCGCTCGATACCGGCTGGCCGATCGACGGCTGGACAGCGGCGAACTGCGCCGCCGCGCGTGGTTGGCTGTCACGCTGCGAATTGGCGCTGCTCAATGAGGTGGAAACGACGGCACTGGCGGGGCTGGAGAGCCCGGCGCAAGCCGCGCGCAAGATCCGTGACGGCATGAAGAAAGGTGCTGTCGTCGTCGTAAAGCGGGGGCCGGAGGGCGCGATCGCCATCGGCGGCGACGGCCGACTTATTGAACAGGCGGCGCCGCGCGTGAAAGTCATCGACACAATCGGCGCCGGCGATGTTTTCAATGCCGCTTTCCTGGCCGCACTGGCGCAGGAGCGACCGCTGATGAGCTGCCTTTCCGCGGCCGTCCAGGTGGCGTCGCGCGCCATCTCAACCTTGCCCCGCGACTATGGCGGGCCGATAGAATTCGAGGACGCCGTCAATGAGCGCGCTTGA
- a CDS encoding glycosyltransferase family 2 protein, whose protein sequence is MTAVSIIIPAHNAASTIVRTLASLASESEVIGEVLLVDDSSSDDTAAVATDAASRLALPLRIIKSSCRDAGGSRNLALEQARFPWIYMIDADDLHLEKGLRTLVSRTRTRPGADMVVGAYCRRTDGRDRQVKTPFGYTDAGLANASAYLNGQIRSIAVGSALVSRGVIGETRFPTGLAYDEDTLFWACVMSRASLAVVTQPILIYFVSAERSDDRFTIRPAQRFLEWRLALRELETCGIAKSSLKAREGLVALKIARVHYARGDLHMAAKFLAVAEAAPKAPADIWRCIRYRLKIAARRYFSISKPNGAHLTRPANRQA, encoded by the coding sequence TTGACAGCAGTCAGCATCATCATTCCGGCACACAACGCGGCTTCGACCATAGTTAGGACGCTGGCATCGCTTGCTTCGGAATCTGAAGTCATCGGCGAGGTGCTTCTGGTTGACGATTCCTCGTCCGACGATACAGCGGCTGTCGCTACGGATGCGGCCTCCCGCCTGGCATTGCCGCTGCGCATCATCAAGTCGAGCTGCCGGGACGCGGGCGGATCCAGGAATCTGGCGCTGGAGCAGGCTCGCTTTCCCTGGATCTACATGATCGATGCCGACGATCTGCATCTGGAAAAAGGCCTGCGGACATTGGTTTCCAGGACCAGGACCCGGCCAGGCGCCGACATGGTGGTCGGCGCTTATTGCCGGCGGACGGATGGCAGGGATCGGCAGGTCAAGACACCCTTTGGTTACACAGACGCCGGGCTGGCCAATGCCTCGGCATATCTCAACGGCCAGATACGGTCGATCGCTGTCGGCAGCGCGCTTGTTTCGCGCGGCGTCATCGGCGAGACGCGATTCCCGACCGGGCTCGCTTATGATGAGGATACGTTGTTCTGGGCGTGTGTGATGAGCAGGGCCTCGCTTGCGGTCGTGACACAGCCGATCCTCATCTATTTCGTATCGGCGGAGCGCTCCGACGACCGCTTCACCATCAGGCCTGCACAGCGCTTCCTCGAATGGCGCCTGGCGCTGCGCGAACTCGAGACCTGCGGCATCGCAAAATCATCCTTGAAGGCCAGGGAAGGGCTCGTCGCCCTGAAGATCGCGCGTGTCCACTATGCGCGAGGCGATTTGCATATGGCCGCGAAATTCCTGGCGGTTGCCGAGGCTGCGCCGAAGGCTCCAGCCGACATCTGGCGCTGTATTCGCTATCGGCTGAAGATCGCGGCGCGGCGCTACTTTTCGATATCGAAGCCGAACGGTGCGCACCTGACCCGTCCCGCGAACCGGCAAGCCTGA
- a CDS encoding YciI family protein: MLYAILCYASEDVVCSWSKEQDDEVMAKLLDVQDKYARAGRLGPVARLLPTTAATTLRKVKGESIVLDGPFAETKEQFLGFYTLECNDLDEAVAFARELSEVNPSGGSYEIRPISIFNPAKAAA; the protein is encoded by the coding sequence ATGCTTTACGCCATCCTCTGCTATGCCTCCGAAGACGTCGTCTGCTCCTGGAGCAAGGAACAGGACGACGAGGTCATGGCAAAGCTTCTCGACGTGCAGGACAAATATGCCAGGGCCGGGCGGCTTGGGCCGGTGGCGCGGCTGTTGCCGACTACCGCCGCGACGACGCTGAGGAAGGTCAAAGGCGAATCGATCGTGCTCGACGGCCCGTTCGCCGAAACCAAGGAACAGTTCCTCGGTTTCTACACGCTAGAATGCAATGATCTCGACGAAGCCGTGGCGTTCGCGCGCGAGCTTTCCGAAGTAAATCCGAGCGGTGGCTCCTACGAGATCAGGCCGATTTCCATCTTCAACCCCGCCAAGGCCGCAGCATGA
- a CDS encoding carbohydrate ABC transporter permease: MERKNPAFTVFVYICAILLASVILAPLVWLFVMSISPAADLAAKPLRWWPQSADFSRYAQLLSIAENSAGAAFTASLRNSLEIAGMATLAALLLAVPAGWAVSRTPSVGWSLSMVIATYMLPPVALSVPLYMGLSHVGLLNNVFGLALIYLTILAPFTTWLMKSGFDAIPREIEAAAMIDGAGLFQTWRILTLPLAAPVVGTSALFAVLLAWDEFFYALLFTSDQRAKTLTVAIADLAGGRVSDYGLIATAGVLAALPPVLIGLVMQRALISGLTSGGVKG; the protein is encoded by the coding sequence ATGGAACGCAAGAACCCGGCCTTTACCGTCTTCGTCTATATCTGCGCCATCCTGCTTGCCTCCGTGATCCTGGCGCCGCTGGTCTGGCTGTTCGTCATGAGCATTTCGCCGGCGGCCGACCTTGCGGCCAAGCCGTTGCGCTGGTGGCCGCAGAGCGCCGACTTCTCCCGCTATGCGCAACTTTTGTCGATTGCCGAGAACAGCGCCGGCGCCGCCTTCACCGCATCGCTGCGCAACAGCCTTGAGATCGCCGGCATGGCGACGCTCGCCGCGCTTCTGCTCGCCGTTCCCGCCGGCTGGGCGGTGTCGCGCACGCCCTCGGTCGGCTGGTCGCTGTCGATGGTGATCGCCACCTACATGCTGCCGCCGGTGGCGCTCTCGGTGCCGCTCTATATGGGCCTGTCGCATGTCGGCCTGCTCAACAACGTCTTCGGCCTGGCGCTGATCTATCTGACAATCCTGGCGCCCTTCACCACCTGGCTGATGAAATCGGGCTTCGACGCCATCCCGCGCGAGATCGAGGCCGCCGCCATGATCGATGGCGCCGGACTGTTCCAGACCTGGCGCATCCTCACTTTGCCGCTGGCCGCGCCGGTGGTCGGGACATCGGCGCTGTTTGCCGTGCTGCTGGCCTGGGACGAGTTCTTCTATGCGCTGCTCTTTACCTCGGACCAGCGCGCCAAGACGCTGACCGTCGCCATCGCCGATCTGGCCGGCGGCCGCGTCTCCGACTATGGGCTGATCGCCACGGCCGGCGTGCTCGCTGCGTTGCCGCCGGTGCTGATCGGCCTGGTCATGCAGCGGGCGCTGATTTCGGGCCTGACCAGCGGCGGCGTGAAAGGATGA
- a CDS encoding transglutaminase family protein, translating into MLYDIRLHLHYDYAGAAGGGRHQVRVLPQTIAGVQRVIAASLSFAPMPAERADFADFFGNNVTAIAFREAHEELDIRMSARVSVARPEPGLDVSPDIHRLTMEIDAVRSLSPAAPHHFLAASDHAGIDAAITAYARDSLAGSTVATAIDLCNRIHRDFAYDSKATTVQTRASDAYALKRGVCQDFSHIMIAGLRGLGIPAGYVSGFLRTIPPKGKPRLEGADAMHAWVKAWCGRDAGWQEFDPTNGMRASNDHITVGYGRDYSDVAPIVGVLKTTGGQVGEQAVDVIPAAAEKV; encoded by the coding sequence GGTGCGGGTGCTGCCGCAGACGATCGCCGGCGTGCAGCGGGTGATCGCCGCCTCGCTTTCGTTCGCGCCGATGCCGGCCGAGCGCGCCGATTTTGCCGATTTCTTCGGAAACAACGTCACCGCGATCGCCTTTCGCGAGGCGCATGAGGAGCTCGACATCCGGATGAGCGCGCGCGTGTCGGTCGCGCGGCCGGAGCCCGGCCTCGACGTCTCGCCCGACATCCATAGGCTGACAATGGAAATCGATGCGGTGCGCTCGCTTTCGCCCGCCGCGCCGCATCATTTCCTCGCCGCCAGCGACCATGCCGGCATTGATGCGGCGATCACCGCCTATGCCCGCGACAGCCTCGCCGGTTCGACCGTCGCCACCGCGATCGATCTCTGCAACCGCATCCATCGCGATTTTGCCTATGACAGCAAGGCAACCACCGTGCAGACACGAGCCAGCGATGCCTACGCGCTGAAACGCGGGGTCTGCCAGGATTTTTCCCACATCATGATCGCTGGCTTGCGCGGGCTTGGCATCCCCGCCGGCTATGTCAGCGGCTTCCTGCGCACCATTCCGCCGAAAGGCAAACCGCGGCTCGAAGGGGCGGATGCCATGCATGCCTGGGTCAAGGCCTGGTGCGGCCGCGACGCCGGCTGGCAGGAATTCGACCCGACCAACGGCATGCGGGCCAGCAACGACCATATCACCGTCGGCTATGGCCGCGACTATTCCGACGTGGCGCCGATCGTCGGCGTGCTGAAGACCACCGGCGGCCAGGTCGGCGAGCAAGCGGTCGACGTCATTCCGGCGGCGGCCGAGAAGGTGTGA
- a CDS encoding RNA polymerase sigma factor: MSELAWISNAISTARPQAMGALLRYFRDLDAAEEAFQDACLRALKNWPKNGPPRDPAAWLIFVGRNSGIDAVRKRAKQAPMPEEDQISDLEDAESDIAERLDGAHYRDDILRLLFICCHPDLPPTQQIAVALRIVSGLTVKQIARAFLVGESAMEQRITRAKARIADAGVPFETPGAVERSERLAAVAAMVYLIFNEGYSTNSGEAPARAPLCEEAIRLARLLLRLFQQEPEIMGLTALLLLQHARAPARFDENGEIILLEDQDRSLWSRKMIDEGLALVDKALRHRKPGPYQVQAAIAALHARAATAEDTDWTEIDLLYGLLEQMQPSPVVTLNRAVAVSKVRGPEAALAMIEPLEDRLSGYFHFFGLRGGLLMQLGRNEEARVAFDRAIALANTAAEAAHIRMHIDRLIKESTERSLTQKAH, encoded by the coding sequence ATGAGCGAACTTGCCTGGATCAGCAACGCGATCAGCACCGCCCGTCCGCAGGCGATGGGCGCGCTGCTGCGCTACTTCCGCGACCTCGACGCCGCGGAAGAGGCTTTCCAGGATGCGTGCCTGAGAGCGCTCAAGAACTGGCCGAAAAACGGCCCGCCGCGCGATCCGGCTGCCTGGCTGATCTTCGTCGGCCGCAACAGCGGCATCGACGCGGTGCGCAAGCGCGCCAAGCAGGCGCCGATGCCGGAAGAAGACCAGATCTCCGATCTCGAAGACGCCGAGAGCGACATCGCCGAGCGGCTGGACGGCGCGCATTATCGCGACGACATCCTGCGGCTCTTGTTCATCTGCTGCCATCCGGACCTGCCGCCGACGCAGCAGATCGCGGTGGCGCTGCGCATCGTCTCCGGCCTCACGGTCAAGCAGATCGCGCGCGCCTTCCTGGTCGGCGAAAGCGCCATGGAACAGCGCATCACCCGCGCCAAGGCGCGCATTGCGGATGCCGGCGTGCCGTTCGAGACGCCGGGCGCGGTCGAGCGCTCGGAGCGGCTCGCCGCGGTCGCCGCCATGGTCTACCTGATCTTCAACGAGGGCTACTCGACCAACAGCGGCGAGGCGCCGGCGCGCGCGCCGCTCTGCGAGGAGGCGATCCGGCTCGCCCGGCTGCTGCTCAGGCTGTTTCAGCAGGAACCGGAGATCATGGGCCTGACCGCGCTGCTTTTGCTGCAGCATGCGCGGGCGCCGGCGCGCTTTGACGAGAATGGCGAAATCATCCTGCTCGAGGACCAGGACCGCAGCCTGTGGAGCCGCAAGATGATCGATGAGGGTCTGGCGCTGGTCGACAAGGCATTGCGCCATCGCAAGCCCGGTCCCTACCAGGTGCAGGCGGCGATCGCGGCACTGCATGCGCGGGCGGCAACCGCCGAGGACACCGACTGGACGGAGATCGACCTGCTTTACGGTTTGCTCGAACAGATGCAGCCATCGCCGGTGGTGACGCTGAACCGCGCCGTCGCGGTCAGCAAGGTGCGTGGTCCGGAGGCGGCACTTGCCATGATCGAGCCGCTGGAAGACAGGCTGTCGGGCTATTTCCATTTCTTCGGCCTGCGGGGCGGCCTGTTGATGCAGCTTGGCCGCAACGAGGAGGCGCGTGTCGCCTTCGACCGTGCGATCGCGCTCGCCAACACCGCTGCCGAGGCGGCGCATATCCGCATGCATATCGACCGGCTGATCAAGGAAAGCACCGAGCGTTCCCTGACTCAAAAGGCACACTGA
- a CDS encoding SIS domain-containing protein, producing the protein MTEAKNRPAGLAAIDREMARQHEDALASFDRNKDIAGKVAASLKASGRLLLLGMGGSHAVGRAVEPLYRAHGIDAVALPLSEQLGQPLPLDGRTVLITSQSGESAEVVRWFAETGRRDDTFGLTLEDGSFLGRTVPCLVGAGGTELAFAATRSLTVSFALHLAILAALGENPAGALAALRAPETVEIDDALAALNEVATVVTSGRGLQGLAEALALGLTELSRLPCFSLEGGQLRHGPMEMLGPKIGVILFRGNDATADLVTAMAASVVEAGAPVIVFDASGEPPVAGAVTLAFEPAVGLAAIFAMLPVAQRLMIAFADARVDNAGTPVRTTKITRSE; encoded by the coding sequence ATGACTGAAGCAAAAAACCGCCCGGCCGGCCTTGCCGCCATCGACCGCGAAATGGCGCGCCAGCATGAAGATGCGCTTGCCTCCTTCGACCGGAACAAGGATATCGCCGGCAAGGTCGCCGCCTCGCTCAAGGCGAGCGGCAGGCTGCTGCTGCTCGGCATGGGCGGCTCGCATGCCGTTGGGCGCGCCGTCGAGCCGCTCTATCGCGCGCATGGCATCGACGCCGTCGCGCTGCCGCTGTCTGAGCAGCTCGGCCAGCCATTGCCGCTCGACGGCCGAACGGTGCTCATCACTTCGCAGTCCGGCGAAAGCGCGGAGGTTGTGCGCTGGTTCGCCGAGACCGGCCGGCGCGACGACACTTTCGGACTGACGCTGGAGGACGGCTCCTTCCTCGGTCGGACGGTTCCTTGCCTCGTCGGCGCCGGCGGAACCGAGCTTGCTTTCGCCGCGACCCGCAGCCTGACCGTAAGCTTCGCCTTACACCTCGCCATCCTGGCGGCGCTCGGCGAGAATCCCGCAGGGGCGCTTGCGGCGCTTAGAGCCCCGGAGACCGTCGAAATCGATGATGCCCTGGCTGCGCTGAACGAGGTTGCGACTGTCGTCACCTCGGGCCGCGGCCTGCAAGGGCTGGCAGAAGCGCTGGCGCTCGGCCTGACCGAACTGTCGCGGCTGCCCTGTTTCTCGCTTGAAGGCGGCCAGCTTCGCCATGGGCCGATGGAAATGCTTGGGCCCAAAATCGGCGTTATCCTCTTTCGCGGCAACGACGCGACTGCCGACCTCGTCACCGCCATGGCCGCTTCCGTGGTCGAGGCCGGCGCGCCGGTGATTGTCTTCGATGCCTCCGGCGAGCCGCCGGTTGCAGGCGCCGTGACCCTGGCCTTCGAGCCGGCCGTCGGTCTGGCGGCGATCTTCGCCATGCTGCCGGTGGCGCAGCGCCTGATGATCGCCTTTGCCGATGCCCGCGTCGACAATGCCGGCACGCCGGTCCGCACCACCAAGATCACCCGGAGCGAATGA
- a CDS encoding DNA topoisomerase IB, which produces MLQRSQSSLDRSAPEDDAQENGAQNSAERASLTYVSDADPGIRRLRKGKGFSYLGANGRPVDEATLARIKSIVIPPAWTDVWISPDPDGHIQATGRDQRGRKQYRYHSQWTEERDGAKYSSLVAFAEALPGLRRQIDADLRRHGLPFERVVAAVVWLLDNTMIRVGNTAYAHDNKSFGLTTLRDRHVDIEGSSLRFAFKGKSGKEWKLKLVDRRIARIVRGAQDLPGQKLFQYLDEDANRRPLRSDDVNRYIHDVAGPMFSSKHFRTWGGTIHAASLFAQTELPESAAQQKRVVNTIIDKVAERLGNTRAVSRKCYIHPLVFEAWSQGRLLGEMAEASRRKHLIEGLDEEETLVLRWLQSRGA; this is translated from the coding sequence ATGCTGCAGCGATCCCAATCGTCCCTTGACCGTTCGGCGCCCGAGGACGACGCCCAGGAGAACGGTGCGCAAAATTCGGCCGAGCGCGCTTCGCTGACCTATGTCAGCGACGCCGATCCCGGCATCCGTCGGCTGAGGAAAGGCAAGGGCTTTTCCTATCTGGGGGCCAACGGCCGCCCTGTCGATGAGGCGACGCTTGCCCGCATCAAGTCGATCGTCATTCCGCCGGCCTGGACGGATGTGTGGATCTCGCCCGATCCGGACGGCCATATCCAGGCGACCGGCCGCGACCAGCGCGGCCGCAAGCAATATCGCTATCATTCGCAATGGACCGAGGAGCGGGACGGCGCCAAATATTCCAGCCTCGTCGCTTTCGCCGAGGCGCTGCCTGGTCTCAGGCGACAGATCGACGCCGATCTGCGCCGCCACGGGCTGCCGTTCGAGCGCGTCGTCGCCGCGGTCGTCTGGCTGCTCGACAACACCATGATCCGCGTCGGCAATACGGCTTACGCCCATGACAACAAGAGCTTTGGGCTGACCACGCTGCGCGACCGTCACGTCGACATCGAGGGCTCCAGTCTGCGCTTTGCCTTCAAGGGCAAGTCCGGCAAGGAATGGAAGCTGAAGCTCGTCGACCGCCGTATCGCCAGGATCGTGCGCGGAGCGCAGGATCTGCCGGGCCAAAAACTGTTCCAGTATCTCGACGAGGACGCAAACCGGCGGCCGCTGCGCTCCGACGACGTCAACCGCTACATCCACGATGTTGCCGGTCCGATGTTCAGCTCCAAACATTTCCGGACCTGGGGCGGCACCATTCACGCCGCATCGCTGTTTGCCCAGACGGAGCTTCCCGAAAGTGCCGCGCAGCAAAAGCGGGTGGTGAACACCATCATCGACAAGGTCGCCGAACGGCTGGGCAACACGCGCGCCGTCAGCCGCAAATGCTATATCCACCCGCTGGTGTTCGAGGCGTGGTCGCAAGGCCGGCTGCTCGGCGAAATGGCGGAAGCCAGCAGGCGAAAACACCTGATAGAGGGCCTCGACGAGGAGGAGACGCTGGTGCTCAGATGGCTGCAATCGCGCGGCGCCTGA
- a CDS encoding aldehyde dehydrogenase family protein, giving the protein MTIATETASLLEKLGVARDALSGGDLIVRSPVTGEQIAALRSISPADAGKAIDAAHQAFQAWRLVPGPKRGELVRLLGEELRQHKAELGRLVSIEVGKIPSEGLGEVQEMIDICDFAVGLSRQLYGLTIATERPGHRMMETWHPLGVVGVISAFNFPVAVWSWNAALALVCGDAVVWKPSEKTPLTALACEAIFRRAAKRFGADAPEGLLQVLIGDRVAGEVLVDHPKVPLVSATGSTRMGRDVGPRLAKRFARAVLELGGNNGGIVTPTADLDMALRAIAFGAMGTAGQRCTTLRRLFVHDSVYDALLPRLKKAYQTVSVGDPLEGKALVGPLIDKAAFDNMQKALKEAEAHGGKVTGGSRVENGHPDAYYVHPALVEMPKQVSPVTEETFAPILYVMKYSDFDEALELHNAVGAGLSSSIFTRDLQESERFLGVDGSDCGIANVNIGTSGAEIGGAFGGEKETGGGRESGSDAWKAYMRRATNTVNFSKALPLAQGVSFDID; this is encoded by the coding sequence ATGACGATAGCGACGGAAACGGCCTCACTTCTGGAAAAACTCGGCGTCGCCAGGGATGCGCTTTCCGGCGGCGATCTCATCGTGCGCAGCCCGGTGACGGGCGAGCAGATCGCGGCGCTGAGGTCGATTTCGCCGGCCGATGCCGGCAAGGCGATCGATGCCGCGCACCAGGCCTTCCAGGCCTGGCGGCTAGTGCCGGGGCCGAAGCGCGGCGAGTTGGTGCGCCTGCTGGGCGAGGAATTGCGGCAGCACAAAGCCGAGCTCGGCCGGCTGGTGTCGATCGAGGTCGGCAAGATCCCGTCCGAAGGCCTTGGCGAAGTGCAAGAGATGATCGACATCTGCGATTTCGCGGTAGGCCTGTCGCGGCAATTGTACGGCCTGACCATCGCCACCGAGCGCCCGGGCCACCGCATGATGGAGACCTGGCATCCGCTGGGCGTCGTCGGCGTCATCTCGGCCTTCAACTTCCCGGTCGCGGTGTGGTCGTGGAATGCAGCACTTGCACTGGTCTGCGGCGACGCCGTGGTGTGGAAGCCGTCGGAGAAGACACCGCTGACCGCGCTTGCCTGCGAGGCGATCTTCAGGCGCGCCGCCAAGCGTTTCGGCGCCGATGCGCCGGAGGGTCTGCTTCAGGTGCTGATCGGCGATCGCGTCGCCGGCGAGGTGCTGGTCGATCATCCGAAGGTGCCGCTGGTCTCGGCCACCGGCTCGACCCGCATGGGCCGCGACGTCGGTCCCAGGCTGGCCAAACGCTTCGCCCGCGCCGTGCTTGAGCTCGGCGGCAACAATGGCGGCATCGTGACGCCCACCGCCGATCTCGATATGGCGCTGCGCGCCATCGCCTTCGGCGCCATGGGCACGGCCGGTCAGCGCTGCACGACGCTCAGGCGCCTGTTCGTGCATGACAGCGTCTATGACGCGCTGCTGCCGCGGCTGAAGAAAGCTTACCAGACCGTCTCGGTCGGCGATCCGCTGGAAGGCAAGGCGTTGGTCGGCCCGCTGATCGACAAGGCAGCCTTCGACAATATGCAGAAGGCGCTCAAGGAAGCCGAGGCGCATGGCGGCAAGGTGACCGGCGGCTCGCGCGTCGAGAACGGCCATCCGGATGCCTATTACGTGCATCCGGCGCTGGTCGAGATGCCGAAGCAGGTTTCGCCGGTTACGGAGGAGACCTTCGCGCCGATCCTCTATGTGATGAAATATTCCGATTTCGATGAGGCGCTCGAATTGCACAATGCGGTCGGCGCCGGACTATCGTCGTCGATCTTCACCCGCGACCTGCAGGAATCGGAGCGCTTCCTCGGCGTCGACGGTTCGGATTGCGGCATCGCCAACGTCAATATCGGCACCTCTGGTGCCGAGATCGGTGGCGCGTTCGGCGGCGAGAAGGAGACCGGCGGCGGCCGCGAGAGCGGCTCGGATGCCTGGAAAGCCTATATGCGCCGGGCCACCAACACGGTGAACTTCTCCAAAGCGCTGCCGCTGGCGCAGGGCGTGTCGTTCGACATCGATTGA